From one Bos javanicus breed banteng chromosome 15, ARS-OSU_banteng_1.0, whole genome shotgun sequence genomic stretch:
- the APOA5 gene encoding apolipoprotein A-V, which yields MASVAAFLTWALALLSLLSPTEARRGFWDYFSQSSGDKGKVEQQQKLAREPTSLKERLEPDLSDMDKFLEKLGPLNGQGRELPRLPRDPVGMWQQLQEELEEVRARLEPYMAEVHERVGWNLEGLRRQLQPYTVELMEQVALRVHELQEQLRVVGEGTKAQLLGGVDEARGLLQELQNRVAHHTGRVKALFHPYAERLVSGIGHHVQELHRSVAPHAIASPARLSRCVQMLSSKLTLKAKALHERIQQNLDQLREELSAFAGARGDDAEEAAQPDPQVLSQEVRQRLQAFRQDTFRQIAAFTHAIDRETEQIQQQLAPPPPGHSAFAPEFLQADRGKARGELQARFDDLWEDINYSLRDHSPGYRGEP from the exons ATGGCAAGCGTGGCTGCATTTCTGACCTGGGCTCTGGCCCTCCTCTCAC TGCTTTCACCCACGGAGGCACGGAGAGGCTTCTGGGACTACTTCAGCCAGAGCAGCGGGGACAAAGGCAAGGtggagcagcagcagaagctggcAAGGGAGCCCAC GAGCCTGAAAGAAAGACTTGAGCCAGACCTCAGCGATATGGACAAGTTCCTGGAAAAGCTGGGCCCTCTGAACGGGCAGGGGAGGGAGCTTCCCAGGCTCCCACGCGACCCGGTGGGCATGTGGCAGCAGCtgcaggaggagctggaggaggtgCGGGCGCGTCTGGAGCCCTACATGGCGGAGGTGCACGAGCGCGTGGGCTGGAACCTGGAGGGGCTGCGGCGGCAGCTGCAGCCCTACACGGTGGAGCTGATGGAGCAGGTGGCCCTGCGCGTGCACGAGCTGCAGGAGCAGTTGCGCGTGGTCGGAGAGGGCACCAAGGCCCAGTTGCTGGGGGGCGTGGACGAGGCGCGGGGCCTGCTGCAGGAGCTGCAGAACCGCGTGGCGCACCACACCGGCCGCGTCAAGGCGCTCTTCCACCCCTACGCCGAGCGCCTGGTGTCCGGCATTGGGCACCACGTGCAGGAGCTGCACCGCAGCGTGGCGCCGCACGCCATCGCCAGCCCCGCGCGCCTCAGCCGCTGCGTGCAGATGCTCTCCAGCAAGCTCACGCTCAAGGCCAAGGCCCTGCACGAGCGCATCCAGCAGAACCTAGACCAGCTGCGCGAGGAGCTCAGCGCCTTTGCTGGCGCCCGCGGTGACGATGCGGAGGAAGCGGCTCAACCGGATCCCCAGGTGCTGTCCCAGGAGGTGCGCCAACGACTCCAGGCTTTCCGCCAGGACACCTTCCGGCAGATTGCCGCCTTCACTCACGCCATTGACCGAGAGACTGAGCAAATCCAGCAGCAGCTGGCGCCGCCTCCGCCAGGCCACAGTGCCTTTGCCCCGGAGTTCCTCCAAGCCGACAGAGGCAAGGCCCGGGGCGAGCTGCAGGCCCGCTTCGACGACCTGTGGGAAGACATCAACTACAGCCTTCGCGACCATAGTCCGGGCTATCGGGGAGAGCCCTGA